Within the Sarcophilus harrisii chromosome 2, mSarHar1.11, whole genome shotgun sequence genome, the region TGCTTGCAGTTTTAAATTATAATTCACCCAACTTAACATTAATGCccccatgctttttttttctttgtgatgcAGTCTTTCATCTGGATGGAATCCTCATTTAAAGGTTATAAGTAAATAAGCCAAATATGCTAGCACAAGCTGTAATTCCCTAATTTACATTGTAGTGGCTGGGAACAAAGCCAAGCTATTACAACTGGACTTTTTGCATGATTGTATTTGCTTTTTACTAACTTCCCTGTCTACCTTCCATCCCTAAATTatatctaattaatattttaataagagCCATGAAGAAAATTTCACTTTAATCTTATTTGACTGAATgtatttctcattgtttttcttaaatgCCTACGCTTCAGAGGCTATCAACTGCTTAAATGCAGCCATCGATATTTACACAGACATGGTAAGAAGTTGCATTGCTTCGGCATTTGGGGTGTTATCAGTGAGATGTGTTGAAGTGTTActcttttttcacattttcaacCAAACTGATTTGGTAGAAAAATACATATGatagatcagttttttttttttttttcttttgttctcaggGAAGATTTACAATTGCAGCCAAGCATCACATTACTATTGCTGAAATATATGAAACTGAGCTGGTAGATATTGAAAAGGTGAGTTTTTGATAGCTTTTGTGTAAAATTTTGATCTAAAGAATGGTAGATAAGATTAACTTTTTCAAGAGAGTATTTTACTAGCCCATTACAATTTTACAAAAGAAAGCCAGCATTCTTCAAGCTGATTTACATTTTGGTGgtagttatttgtttttcataaggTCTTTCACGGAGTATTATTATAAATGTTCCCTTTATCTTTTAATGTTTGGCCGTCGAAGtgataatttattgaatttaatccTGAAGTCTACCAAAATTTTCTTGCCattcattttatcaatgaaaatgaaaaatattactaAAGAATCCTGAATGTATGTGATTATATTATCAACATATCTGGTTTTGATAGAAAatcccagaaggaaaaaaactcttTATCATATTAACTTAAATCAAACTCTCTTCAAGGAGGTAGCATAAAGCCATGCTCCCAAGAGGTACTTTAATGATAGGACATTGAGACCTGGAGATAACTACTTCATTAGACACGGGACAGCAGTATGTGGGAACCAACAGGTGTTGCTTTCAAGGACAGCTAGGTTGTAAACTCCATTATCGCTTTATTTGAAAATGTCCTTTTAGATTAGATAATCATTTGAATATGAAACTAGTCTCAGGGGGTCATCATGACCTTCAAAAGAGAAGCCCATTTGATtttacttccatctttctctATTAAACAACATGATTTTTACACTGTATGGTTATAGACGCAGTATGGTTAAGAGGAAATTGAAATCTGTAGGGAATACAtagatgtttaaaatatttttctattcttcagGTATAAATGATTCATATCTAATATTTACACATTTTCATGCATAAGAATTTGGAAGTTATTACATAAAGAATCATTGTCTTTGAGAAATCATAGTTAGTGAGAAAGTTGCCAGAAGACTAGGAATGGGTAGATATAGTTTCTGAGTTTTAGACAAGCAAGAGAGTAGATTATAGAGACTAAAAATAAGCAGAATTCTAAAATAGATTATTAATTATGTTTTGTGAGCATTCTCAAAATCACTGTTACTAGGAATTGTCTTGAAGTCATTAAAAACCAGTTATGGTAAACTAATCTAACTTTCTTAGATAAGAAGAGCAAGTGACTGTCACAAATACTGAATAGTTATTTTCAGTGCCAGGAAGGCACTGGCTACAAATCATTGCTAGAGGGAGATATCCAATGGTGTGCCATAGTGCTCTATACCCTTGATAACATTCTGTTCCACATCTTTTATCAGTAATTCGGGGGAATATATAGAAGGAATGTTTATCAAATTCGTGGGAAATACAAAGCTTGAAGAGAACTAATGCCACTAATACATTAAATGACAGAATTAGGATTCAAAAAGATCATTACACTGGAAAGAGATGTCAAAATTAACAAGGTGAAATTTTAtgaggataaatatgaaatataactGGATCTGgaataatcaattttaaaagattgagaACATTTGACAATAGTTTATATGAAAAAATCTAGAGGCTTTAATTGATTACTAGCTCAATATGAAATAACATTTTGATGTCTTCAAAAAACCAATTCAGTTATTGACTACCTTAATAGAAGAGTAAATGAGAATGATGGTACAACTTTTGATCTTCAATATTCACTTTGGCATAAACTACTACAGAATGAGCAAGATCTTAGAAACCATATCTTATATAGTTATGGAATGGAATCAGGAGATATTCCAAATGGAAGGAAGTAGCACAGACAAATGGCATCAAGACAGTATAGTAGTGGGCAAAAGACAGATATCTTGGATAGGATATATTCCGTAAAGAAGTTTAACATCCACTTAGATCTGTGATGAAATATTTAAGCATCCCAATAGACATTTTTGTATGCAATCTGTAACTCTTTTTTCTAAACTGTTTTTCTTGGATAAAACTATTATTTGCAGAGGATGATGAGGGAACAGTTATTAAGAAATAATAGTGGTGTTAAAGCAAAAGCCAACaatgtaacatttttaaaaatatgtatgtccTTTCTGGAAACTGTAGTGTTGACATGAtaacatatactttttttaatgggaccagaatatattatttcattgatggTATTGCAAGTTAATGTCTTAAAAGATATCTTAaggttatgaaaaataaattaagaggaGGTAGACTGTTAAATGAAAATGTCACAGTGGTAACATCGATCTTTAAGAGGaaagtttatttgttttgctttcagGCTATTGCACATTATGAACAATCAGCTGACTATTATAAAGGAGAAGAATCAAACaggcaagttttttttcttttttaatttgtattttgtctttgCATATTCCAAAATTTACAGATGTTTAGGTTTTGGTCAATTTTATAagttgaaataaaacattttttttaggaaatataACTATAGCttacccctttttctttttggaatgttttttttttaactctctgaTTCTTGATTTTTTAGTTCAGCCAACAAGTGTCTTCTGAAAGTTGCAGCTTATGCTGCTCAACTAGAACAGTACCAGAAAGCAATTGAAATCTATGAGCAGGTTAGTACATTTATAGACATCACTTTACAATATAAGCCTTTCTGgatcaatttaaaattaattgtagattctttcaatcagcgaagttttattaattttttttctgtagttaCATGTGTAATTTGCTATAAATCAATAAATCTCTctttctaatattatttctttacaCAAGACTAGGGAGGAAAGATTACCTAATTGAAATGTTTTCAAAACTTAATATGCTATTGTCACTAGAATAAGAAGACCTGTGTGacttttgggcaagtcacctaatctttatgggcctctgttttctcatctgtgaaatgaagtaGGCTTCTGAAGTCCTTTACTGCTGTAGATTTATGACCCTATGAGTACTGTATATTGGTTAATTTAAAATAGATACTCTTTTTTACCCTCATGATTTATGGTAGTATCAACATTACTAATCAAATAATTTCTGTTACTAGGTTGGGGCAAACACTATGGACAATCCTTTGCTGAAGTACAGTGCAAAAGATTACTTCTTTAAAGCGGCCCTTTGTCACTTCATAGTTGATGAATTGAACGCTAAGGTTAGTAGTTTTAAAGGGacattttttctaatataataacCAAAACTTTTGCCACTCTCAACCTAATTAATATAGATAATATCTATGCCTGTGAACAAATTACCCAAAAAGACCTACTACAACTGAATTTCATAAGTTATTCCGTTTTATTCTTGGctattgaaaaataaagtaaagttttattttatgtctggactttcatagaaaacaaaaaggaatcagaatagatCCCTATCTCTTGAATCCTGACCAGAATCCATACCTGGTTAATTGAAATGTTTGGAATTTTGTAGAGAATAAAAAGTGAGGGGAAGTTGAAGAGGGGAatccataagaaagaaaaggaattggtTAAGAACAGAATATTAGAACAATTTTAAATAGGTTTGTACTATCTCAGATTTGGGAAACAGAAGTAAGCTACACGAGGAGTATCCCtgttttctaaattcaaatatcAACCCTAAATTAAGTTCATTTTAATTCTGTACTGTAGAGATGTACTCTTAATTAAGTCAAGAGCcagacaaaaaagtaattggggggtgggggggaggcacagctaggtggtgcagtggatagagcatcagccctgaagtcaggaagacctgagttcaaatctggtctcagacacttaacacttcctagctgtgtgatcctgggcaagtcacttaactccaattgcctcaggaaaaaaaagtcattggaaaatggtttaacaaaatatattttaaaatatgctataaCGTTGCAGAAATGCAATGTAGTATTCATagtgttaatttgtggttttctaagtcaacatgaaGCCTGCAAggtcctgtttctatttgagtttgctGCCTCTACTGTACTCTGAGAAagaatatttatcttttctcttttcatggtTATAACCAAAAAGTAGCGAAGGATAAATGTTATAGCTAGCTAGTTCTCCCTCAGCTTTGTATGTCTGAGAAAGTAGAGCAAAAATGATTTAGCTTGAGAACTTTCAAGTTAATTTTATATTAgctctcatttcattcttctttataGGACTtctcatttttatgtattttcatttatttccaaggtcatattataaaaataaacaaataagtttTCATCTGATAAGTTTTAGGTTTTGCAATGTTTCTTAATTATATATATCAGGAGTGGAAACTGgtttatagaaaaatgaaaattttcatgaCTAAAgcataaaataatctttcaatTTTAGCTTGCTCtcgaaaaatatgaagaaatgtttCCAGCATTTACTGATTCTAGGGAATGCAAATTATTAAAAGTAAGTAAAATTGGCACTGTTATCAATAATATTAGCTGATGTCATATATCACTTTAAAGcagtttcttttatttgatcctcaaaacaatcatatgatatagatattattatgtattattccctttttacagatgaggaatcaggCTTAAGGAGAGTGATTTGCCTAATTTACAAAGCCTGTAATTATTGAGGCTgagatttgatctcagattttGTCTGAGTCTGAGTTTAGAATGCCAGGTAAATATCGTCTaagatgtgtatgtatgttatgCACATTttagagaatatatattttctttttcacatagCACATTGATCCTTTAGTGTCAGATATCAGTATGGAATTTATCAGGCTACTTGAGACATGACACTTTATGACCTTTATAGTCACTTTTACTGGCCATAATATAGTAAACAGAAACATCATGGACTCCTGAAAGACATCAGAAAATGATAATACTGGAACCAAGATGATAGTTGAATATTGATCCAAAATTTGCAGATTTACTGAAGAGCAGTTTTCAAATTTATGGAGATACTGACATTTTCTGAGAGTAATTCAGAAACAGCAAGTAATATTAAGTGATTGTTTCTTAAAGTTATATCTGTGTTACTTAATTACAAAGTCAAGAGTTTTAAGCTGCTTTACATAGTATCTTAGCATATATAGAATCTCTAAAAACCAACCTCTAAGATTACTTAGTAATGTCCCTTCACTTCGTAGATGAAAGAATTGAGCCCCAGAAAGGTTGCCCAAGGTTAGTGGCAAGCATCAGCCTAGAAATCAGATGATTTGCTTTTCTACGTTGGGATAACCCAAtactttttatacatatttttatgttgTCAGAAACTGCTAGAAGCTCATGAGGAACAGAACAGTGAAGCTTATACTGAAGCAGTAAGTAGCACATGCCATTTTATACTTACATAACTCTAATAGAGTTTTTGAAGATTTgatttgcattattatttttttcatatttttaggtTGTAAATATGTCTTATGTTTTCCCAAACAGTATTCTCAAAGTTTATGTGCATTGTATATGCCAAATGTGATATTAGTAGAAATATCTAGTTAGGTTcgataaatattatatttgtggCACAGAAGTCATTCGTATTTTTAGGTTAATACCAACTGAATGTAACAATCTAGTTTTACCAAAGTTCTACCAAGCAAGAAAGTCTTAAAATACAATCTTAGTGACACACTAGTTCTGTTGTTTGAGGACATcctaatttagaaagaaaaaagctctTCACTACTAGCTTGATTCTAGATGATGAATTCTTTGACctatgaagataaaaaaaaattttttactcatttttttcaacCCTTTCCTATTTCTGCAATAATAATGGCACCATGgcaaagaatcaagaaaaatacaaaaaatcaaaaaaatatattttagtctgtttatgaatattattaacCTAAATGTTGCTATTCTAAATTATGATTTTTGCCCAGTAACAAGTGAATGTATTGCTAAGTGAATTGAATCATGTCAATAGTGACATTCTTGCTGTAAATGAAATCAAGAGATAAAAGTTGTAGCTAAATAGAAGACTTTCTCACAAGttcttaataaaagaaataagagaaattggtagtcttggttttttttttttactgtttctaAAAGGACCAGAAAACATGATTTCATCTCTGATTGGAATACTCATAATaaggaacaaacaaaaaatcaaatcaaaccaaacaaacaaacaaaaaacctagcAAAGGAAAGTATTCTGAGAAGAATGGTCAGAAAATTACAAGTTTCCAGATTTtcccacaaacaaacaaaatagctCCTCAGGGCGAATGTAGAACTATAAAAATCAACTAGAGATGGGGCAGAAAGGTGATCCTCCTGGGACAACCAGAGAAGATCCAAATAAAGATAGCATTTTGGAGGTTTGAGTCATTTGAAGTGTAAATACCTCTAGGCTATCTCCCCTGAAACATTTAGCAGCTAGCCCTGGGGCTGACTCTTTTGGGAGGTAGCCTTGGGCCCAGCCACAAGAATTTTTATCTCCCAAATAATGTAGGCATCTGAGTtggggaagattgagggaaccaTTGctgataaaaaataatgaacatatcTGAGATATGGCCCTGGGCAGGGTAGCTGTTGGCTGCAGGCACTTACAAGAAGGCAGAATTCTTGGTTTCAGTTCCAGGGCTGAACTGAAGGAGAACTTGAAGCCAGAAGCACCATTCCTCATACCCTAGAAGTAATTGCACTAACAAACtgctataatttaaataaataaataaataaataaagcaaaggagaaagaacccaaatgtagaaagttactatgggaataggaagactggggttcatcttcagaggaggatgcTGAAGCATAAAGCCTTTCCCTATCCTGAAGAGTAATGTCAAATGATCACCAGctgaaaaaagaattcatagaactcaaaagactttaaaaatcaaataagtgtaattgagaaaaaatttaaaaataaaaaaacaatccaagaaaaacaagattatgaaaagaaactcaaccaattggaaaaggagatccagaatttgaaggaaatcttgaaaattagaattggaaaagggaaaaccaACAAATTtatgaaagaccaagaaataattaaaatataaagaatgaaaaaatagagaatatgaAATGTCTCATAAGCAAAACAACTGATATGGataacagatcaagaaaagaaaacagtaatCAGAAGGCTATCTGAAAGCTacattcaaaaaaagagaaaagaatacaataatagaagaaataattaaattgcCTTGAAGTGTTCAAAGAGGGAaagtaggaatagaaaaaaatccaccaaaaacttataaagaaaatctacagtgatatcataagcaaattctGAAATCCTTAGCTCTAGGTGAAAATACCATGAACCACAATTCGAATTACATATGACCTAGCAGTGATTAcattaaaagaccacaggtcttggaacactatatattgaagaacaaaagaactgGAGTTGCAGCCAAACATGTCATACCCAGCAAatcttgaatgagaaaaaaaagtggagattcagtgaattgccagactttcaggatttttttgtttttacagaaaGACCTGAACTTAACAAAAGATTTGACATacaaaatccaaaagaaatataaggtaaacatcaaagactaattaatTACAAGGGGCTCAGtaagtaaaaacttttttttttatatgtggaaaCGTAAACTGATTCGAAAGTTGTTATTAGTAATTAGGTAGTTTTAAGAGAAAGATTGGTATAGAACTGTTTATGATGTGATTCCAAAAAACtatttaggaaaatataaaatgactgtGTTACACAAATGAAGAACCACCATGATGATAATTacagtttatatattatttattggtGAGGATAAGGATGTAGAGAAATTCCATGAAGAgcttgataaaatgaaaattaagctGGAAAATATTACCTGGGGTTCAGGAATTTAATATGAATACCTTCTTCAGAAAGAAACTTGGCAAAAAATCATCTatgctcttttttcatttgtaatgaaattcattaattcattttaatgaaattcatggcatttcatttaattcactttcatttttaaaaagagacaattAGCATAATCTTattcaaataactataaaatttaTAATGTTATTTAAGAGTTAATAATGAAGACACAATTATGACATAGATACAAGTATAAAACACTCATTACtgaaataagggaaaatttaagtcgtaaatataataattttttgtgGTTAGATAAtgccataataataaaaatgatgctaAATTAACTAATAGATTTAGTAGTATTACATTATGGAGCTAGACAAAATAATAGTTAAACTCATTTGCAGgaataaaaggcaaaaattcatttttttaaaaagtcagaaggAAATAAATCTAACATTACCAAATCTCAAAACTCTATTGTAAAACAGTAATCAGACCTATATGGTACTGGTCAAAAAACAGAGCAGTAGACTGGTGGAAAAGACTAcataagaaaaacctggaaacagtTGAACTCAGTattttagtgtttaataaatccaaGAAGAGAAACGATAGTTTAAAAGGATTCCCTATTTGACAACTACTGGAAAAATTGTAAAGCAGTTTGgcttaaaatagttttagattaACAAGTTATACTGTAGATCAAAGTAAGTCCCaagtgaataagaaaataaaagttacattataaaaattcttaaagaaCAATGCAAGGAGATACCTTTCATAACTGActaaaatagtcccattttagaaaaggaaatagaacaagttattaatcaactccctaagaaaaaatcaccagggCCAGATGGAGTTACATatcaattctaccaaacatttaaaaaacaattaactccaatattatacaagctatttgaaaagaatagggaaaaaagaactcctaccaaattccttttatgacgtagacatggtactgatacttaaaccaggtaggatgaaaacagaaaaaattatagaccaatttacctaataaatattgatgcaaaaatcttaaataaaatattagcaatgagattacagaaagtcacgTTTAGGAAAACACATCataaccaagtaagatttataccaggaatgtagggctggttcaatattagttttcctaatattataaTTGTGATTTgatgtgtgatcttaggcaactattagcataattgactatatcaataaccaaacaaaaatcatatcattatctcaacagatgcagaaaaagcatttgataaaatccaacactcattcctattaaaaacatgagagagtataggaataaatagacttttccttaaaatgatcagtagcatctatttaaaaccatcagtaagcatcatatgtaacagggacaaactagaaccatagaaccatttccaataagatcaggggtgaaacaccGTCGCCCACTATCATTACTATTcactattgtattataaatgctaactttggcaataagagaagaaaaagattaagggAATTAGCATAgatgtaatgaggaaaccaaattatcactctttgcagatgatatgatagtatacttagagaagcccagagaatcaacttaaacactattagaaattagaatcaaataaaaactactagaaacaattcacaactttagcaaagttgcaggatacaaaataaatccacataaatcatcagcatttttattcatcactaacaaaatccaacagcaagagatacaaagagaaatcccatttaaaataactcttgatGTTATAAAGtgtttaggaatctatctgccacaggaaagtcaggaactatatgagcaaaactacaaaacactttccacacaaataaagtcagatctaaacaattggaaaaatatcaagtgctggTGGATGgatcgagtgaatataataaagatgacaatactcccttaactaatctatttatttagtgctatgccaatcaaactcccaagaaactattttactgacctagaaaaaataaccacaaaattcatctagaagaacaaaaggtcaagaatttcaaggaaattaatgaaaaaaaaaaaaaaaaaagcaaatgaaaagtgGCCTAgttataccagacctaaaactataatataaagcagtggtaatataaaaccatttggtactggctaagaaatagagaagttgatcagtggaataggttaggtttaaaggcaaaattgtcaatgactatagtaatctagtgtttgacaaatccaaagaccccagcttttgggataagaatgcattatttgacaaaaactgctgggaaaattggaaactagtattgcAGAAAGTAGACATA harbors:
- the NAPB gene encoding beta-soluble NSF attachment protein isoform X3 — encoded protein: MTLLQVLWMLEMLTKRLIHKGRFTIAAKHHITIAEIYETELVDIEKAIAHYEQSADYYKGEESNSSANKCLLKVAAYAAQLEQYQKAIEIYEQVGANTMDNPLLKYSAKDYFFKAALCHFIVDELNAKLALEKYEEMFPAFTDSRECKLLKKLLEAHEEQNSEAYTEAVKEFDSISRLDQWLTTMLLRIKKSIQGDGEVDGDLK